Proteins from a single region of Thiomicrorhabdus sp. Kp2:
- a CDS encoding sodium:alanine symporter family protein — protein sequence MESINSILSTASSWAWGPLMLILLLGTGVYLTIRLKFLPLRHLFYAFSLLWKGRKSREEGDISPFSALMTAMAATVGTGNIAGVAAALFIGGPGAIFWMWITALVGMATKYSEAVLAVKYREVDEDGRHVGGPMYYIKNGMGEKWQPLAFAFALFGTIAAFGIGNMVQANAVAGAMQSAFEMDNQLTGLVLMVLVGLVLFGGIKRIAHTATMLVPIMAILYIAFALYILFMHADALPGAFATIIESAFTGSAAAGGFAGASIILAIQFGVARGVFSNEAGLGTAPIAHAAAKTNNPVEQGHIAMLGTFIDTIILCTMTALVIMVTGVWQSGETGSPLTALAFNTGLESGLGAIVVAVGLAVFAFTTLIGWSYYGERCAEYIAGTKVITGYRILWVLAVFAGASLSDYFNTVLILADVLNALMAIPNLIALLVLSPIIIKLSQQNK from the coding sequence ATGGAATCAATCAACAGCATCCTTTCAACCGCCAGCAGTTGGGCTTGGGGGCCTCTCATGTTGATTCTCTTATTAGGCACGGGGGTTTACTTAACCATTCGTTTAAAATTCTTGCCGTTACGCCATCTTTTCTATGCTTTTAGCCTTTTGTGGAAAGGCCGTAAGTCCAGAGAAGAAGGTGACATCAGTCCTTTTAGCGCCTTAATGACCGCCATGGCCGCAACGGTGGGAACGGGGAATATTGCTGGGGTAGCGGCCGCGCTTTTTATTGGAGGACCAGGTGCCATTTTTTGGATGTGGATTACCGCACTAGTCGGCATGGCCACTAAGTACAGTGAAGCCGTTTTGGCGGTTAAATACCGCGAGGTCGATGAAGATGGTCGCCATGTTGGTGGCCCTATGTATTACATTAAAAATGGCATGGGCGAAAAGTGGCAACCACTCGCCTTTGCGTTTGCCCTGTTTGGCACGATTGCCGCCTTTGGTATTGGCAATATGGTACAAGCCAATGCGGTGGCTGGCGCAATGCAAAGTGCGTTTGAAATGGATAATCAACTTACAGGCCTGGTATTGATGGTGTTAGTGGGTTTGGTACTGTTTGGCGGTATTAAACGTATTGCCCATACCGCCACCATGCTAGTGCCGATTATGGCGATTTTGTATATCGCGTTTGCCTTGTATATTTTATTTATGCACGCAGACGCTTTACCTGGCGCATTTGCAACCATTATCGAAAGCGCCTTTACAGGCAGCGCCGCCGCAGGTGGTTTTGCAGGGGCGAGTATTATTTTAGCCATTCAATTTGGTGTGGCTCGTGGGGTATTTTCTAATGAAGCAGGTCTGGGAACCGCCCCTATTGCCCATGCCGCCGCTAAAACCAATAACCCTGTTGAGCAAGGCCATATTGCCATGCTCGGTACTTTTATTGACACCATCATCTTATGCACCATGACCGCCCTGGTCATTATGGTCACAGGCGTTTGGCAGAGTGGTGAAACGGGTTCACCCTTAACTGCCTTAGCATTTAACACGGGATTAGAATCTGGTTTGGGCGCCATAGTGGTCGCCGTTGGTTTAGCGGTATTTGCCTTCACCACGCTCATTGGTTGGAGCTATTACGGTGAACGTTGCGCTGAATACATTGCGGGCACTAAAGTGATTACGGGTTACCGCATATTGTGGGTGCTCGCTGTTTTTGCAGGCGCATCCTTGTCTGACTACTTTAATACCGTACTGATTTTGGCCGATGTCCTCAATGCGTTAATGGCCATTCCTAACCTTATTGCCCTATTGGTTCTATCCCCCATAATCATTAAACTCAGCCAACAAAACAAATAA
- the dut gene encoding dUTP diphosphatase has translation MQVEYKILDKRLGNEIEMPHYGTKGSAGLDLRACIDEDMTIEPGQTVLIPTGMAIHLDDAGLAAMLLPRSGLGHKHGIVLGNLVGLIDSDYQGPLMVSVWNRGDTAYKVEVGERIAQMVIVPVLQPVFTEVQEFGDATERGVGGFGSTGSK, from the coding sequence ATACAAGTGGAATACAAGATTTTAGATAAGCGTCTAGGCAATGAGATTGAAATGCCTCATTACGGTACTAAAGGTTCTGCAGGTTTGGATTTACGTGCCTGTATTGATGAAGATATGACCATTGAACCAGGGCAAACAGTATTAATTCCCACAGGGATGGCGATTCATTTAGATGATGCGGGTTTGGCGGCTATGTTATTACCGCGTTCTGGTTTAGGGCATAAGCATGGTATTGTGCTTGGCAATTTAGTGGGGTTGATTGATTCTGATTACCAAGGCCCACTAATGGTTTCTGTTTGGAATCGTGGTGACACCGCTTATAAAGTAGAAGTGGGTGAACGTATTGCTCAAATGGTGATTGTGCCTGTATTACAGCCAGTCTTTACCGAAGTGCAAGAGTTTGGTGATGCCACTGAACGTGGTGTTGGTGGTTTTGGTTCAACAGGAAGCAAGTAA
- a CDS encoding aminotransferase class I/II-fold pyridoxal phosphate-dependent enzyme, with protein MTSSSQPSHYTTPFMPQISTTAAAIQPFHVMKILGEAKALEAQGKEIIHMEIGEPDFPSLDCVHDAAYKAVKQGLTHYTPTLGLPALREKLAQFYSHFYQAKVDLQNIMVTPGSSSALQLVLTAILNPSDKVMLTDPAYPCNRQFINLLQAQQVSVPVSHETNYQLNLSLIKQHWQEGIKAVMVASPANPTGTVIEQDELVKIAHFLAENNAYFIVDEIYQGLVYERPAESILSSTALPENVIVINSFSKFFGMTGWRLGWTVAPTHLMPILDRLGQNLFLAAPTPSQYAALRVLDSDALEQLEKRRQIFEKRRNTLSKAMIEAGFRLKGLPQGAFYLYWDVSEYTDSSEQFCAELLRQTGVAITPGLDFGEFEANKHVRLAYTTDCEQLKLAIQKITAFIKNT; from the coding sequence ATGACATCAAGCTCTCAACCTTCTCACTACACAACACCATTTATGCCACAAATATCTACCACTGCGGCAGCGATACAACCTTTTCATGTAATGAAAATATTAGGCGAAGCTAAGGCTTTGGAAGCGCAAGGCAAAGAGATTATTCATATGGAAATCGGCGAGCCTGACTTCCCTTCTTTAGATTGCGTACATGACGCCGCCTATAAAGCGGTTAAACAAGGCTTAACGCATTACACCCCCACCTTAGGATTACCTGCTTTACGAGAAAAATTAGCCCAATTTTATAGCCACTTTTATCAGGCTAAGGTTGATTTACAAAACATCATGGTAACACCAGGCTCATCATCGGCACTGCAACTGGTTTTAACCGCCATCTTAAATCCCTCTGACAAAGTCATGCTCACCGATCCCGCTTATCCATGTAATCGTCAATTCATCAATTTACTGCAAGCACAACAAGTTTCCGTACCCGTTTCACATGAAACCAATTACCAATTAAATTTAAGCCTTATTAAACAACATTGGCAAGAGGGCATTAAAGCGGTGATGGTCGCATCGCCAGCCAACCCAACAGGCACGGTTATTGAGCAAGATGAACTGGTTAAAATCGCGCACTTTCTTGCCGAAAATAATGCCTATTTTATTGTCGATGAAATCTATCAAGGGCTGGTGTATGAACGCCCAGCAGAGAGTATTTTAAGTAGCACGGCTTTGCCAGAAAATGTCATTGTCATTAACTCATTCTCTAAGTTTTTTGGTATGACGGGCTGGCGTTTAGGTTGGACAGTGGCACCAACACACCTCATGCCTATTTTAGATCGTTTAGGACAAAACCTTTTTTTGGCCGCGCCAACGCCCTCCCAATATGCGGCCTTACGAGTATTAGACAGCGATGCTTTGGAACAACTTGAAAAGCGAAGACAAATCTTTGAAAAAAGAAGAAACACACTGTCTAAAGCAATGATAGAGGCTGGCTTTAGATTAAAAGGTCTACCACAAGGTGCTTTTTATCTGTATTGGGATGTTTCAGAATACACCGATAGCAGTGAACAGTTTTGTGCTGAACTGTTACGCCAAACAGGGGTGGCAATAACCCCAGGTTTAGACTTTGGTGAATTTGAAGCAAACAAACATGTACGTTTGGCGTATACCACAGATTGCGAGCAACTCAAATTAGCCATACAAAAAATAACCGCGTTTATTAAAAATACCTAA
- a CDS encoding YajQ family cyclic di-GMP-binding protein, producing the protein MPSFDIVSELDKHELQNALDQANKEVTTRYDFKGTDSSFELKGTTVTMNTQSDFQLDQMFDILVQKANRRGIDVKCMETKDPDIQLKTAKQVIEMKEGLDAPLAKKIIKAIKDSKIKVQAANQGDSVRVTGKKRDDLQQVMQLLKGMEDLEMPLQFNNFRD; encoded by the coding sequence ATGCCTTCATTTGATATCGTTTCAGAACTGGATAAACATGAATTACAAAATGCATTAGATCAAGCGAATAAAGAAGTGACGACACGTTATGACTTTAAAGGAACGGATTCAAGCTTTGAATTAAAAGGTACGACCGTGACCATGAATACGCAATCGGATTTTCAGTTGGATCAGATGTTCGATATTTTGGTTCAAAAAGCCAACCGTCGTGGGATTGATGTGAAATGTATGGAAACCAAAGATCCTGATATTCAGTTAAAAACGGCCAAACAAGTGATTGAGATGAAAGAGGGTTTAGATGCCCCCTTAGCTAAAAAAATCATTAAGGCGATTAAAGACTCTAAAATTAAAGTGCAAGCTGCAAACCAAGGTGACAGCGTGCGTGTAACGGGTAAAAAACGTGATGATTTGCAACAAGTAATGCAGTTACTAAAAGGTATGGAAGACCTTGAGATGCCTTTGCAGTTTAATAACTTTAGAGACTAA
- the argB gene encoding acetylglutamate kinase, whose protein sequence is MNLNKQQAQNIASVLTEALPYIQRFAGKTIVVKYGGNAMTDEKLKQGFARDIVLMKLVGMNPVVVHGGGPQIGNLLERVGKESEFIQGMRVTDTETMDIVEMVLGGMVNKEIVNLIHQAGGNAVGLTGKDGNLICANKMKMQRMAPELDAPEIIDLGHVGEVAQINTKVLDMLIQDDFIPVIAPVGVDKAGQSYNINADLVAGKIAEALKAEKLMLLTNTAGLLDKEGTLLTGLNADSVDKLVEDGTIYGGMLPKIQCALEAVQNGVHSSHIVDGRVEHAVMLEVFTDEGVGTLITAE, encoded by the coding sequence ATGAATCTAAATAAACAGCAAGCGCAGAACATCGCATCCGTTTTAACCGAAGCCTTACCTTACATACAGCGTTTCGCAGGTAAAACCATTGTGGTGAAATATGGCGGTAATGCCATGACTGATGAAAAACTCAAGCAAGGCTTTGCGCGAGACATTGTGTTAATGAAACTGGTGGGAATGAATCCTGTGGTTGTGCATGGTGGAGGGCCACAAATTGGCAACTTGTTAGAACGAGTGGGTAAAGAATCGGAATTTATTCAAGGTATGCGTGTAACTGACACTGAAACTATGGATATTGTAGAGATGGTTTTAGGTGGTATGGTCAATAAAGAGATTGTAAACCTGATTCATCAAGCAGGTGGTAATGCGGTTGGTTTAACGGGTAAAGATGGTAATTTGATTTGTGCCAACAAAATGAAAATGCAGCGCATGGCACCAGAGCTCGACGCCCCTGAAATTATTGATTTAGGGCATGTTGGTGAAGTCGCTCAAATCAATACCAAAGTGTTAGATATGTTGATTCAAGATGACTTTATTCCCGTTATCGCCCCAGTAGGCGTTGATAAAGCAGGGCAGTCTTATAATATTAATGCTGATTTAGTGGCTGGTAAGATTGCTGAGGCATTGAAAGCTGAAAAGTTAATGTTATTAACCAATACGGCTGGGTTGCTCGATAAGGAAGGCACATTATTAACGGGGTTGAATGCGGATTCTGTAGATAAGTTAGTAGAGGATGGTACAATTTATGGAGGTATGTTACCGAAAATACAATGTGCTTTAGAGGCCGTTCAAAATGGTGTGCACTCTTCTCATATTGTAGATGGTCGGGTTGAACATGCTGTAATGCTAGAAGTCTTTACGGACGAGGGTGTTGGTACATTAATTACCGCAGAGTAA
- a CDS encoding mechanosensitive ion channel family protein, translating to MEFNALLNDYAMPWAIKVALAIAIFVIGKWVVKVIVKLVKKLLGRSQAVDDMLVNFIGSIVNAVLMLFVIIASLDQLGVDTSSLVALIAAAGLAIGLALQGSMQNFAAGVMILVFKPFKSGDFVEAGGVTGVVENVQIFSTTMRTGDNKEVIVPNGGIYSGAITNFSARDTRRVDMVFGIGYDDDIRKAKEILTGLVEADDRILKDPAPVIALSELGDSSVNFIVRPWVNSGDYWKVYWDMNEKVKLAFDEAGISIPYPQMDVHLHKTED from the coding sequence ATGGAATTTAATGCGTTATTGAATGATTATGCCATGCCATGGGCAATTAAAGTGGCACTTGCCATCGCAATTTTTGTGATTGGTAAATGGGTTGTAAAAGTGATTGTTAAACTGGTTAAAAAGCTATTAGGTCGCTCTCAAGCAGTTGATGATATGCTGGTGAACTTTATTGGTTCGATTGTGAACGCGGTACTAATGTTGTTTGTCATTATTGCGTCATTAGACCAATTAGGTGTAGATACCTCTTCTTTGGTAGCACTGATTGCGGCAGCAGGTTTAGCGATTGGTTTAGCTTTACAAGGTTCAATGCAGAACTTTGCAGCGGGTGTGATGATTTTAGTCTTTAAACCCTTTAAAAGCGGTGACTTTGTTGAAGCGGGTGGTGTAACGGGTGTGGTTGAAAATGTACAAATTTTCAGCACAACGATGCGTACAGGCGATAATAAAGAAGTGATTGTGCCTAATGGCGGAATTTACAGTGGGGCTATTACTAACTTCTCAGCACGCGATACTCGTCGTGTCGATATGGTTTTTGGTATTGGTTACGATGACGATATCCGTAAGGCCAAAGAGATTCTGACAGGATTAGTTGAAGCGGATGATCGTATCTTAAAAGATCCTGCTCCTGTAATTGCACTTTCTGAACTTGGTGATAGCAGTGTTAACTTTATCGTTCGTCCATGGGTAAACTCAGGCGATTACTGGAAAGTTTACTGGGATATGAATGAAAAAGTAAAACTGGCCTTTGATGAAGCTGGAATCTCTATTCCTTATCCACAAATGGATGTTCATCTTCACAAAACAGAAGATTAA
- a CDS encoding sulfite exporter TauE/SafE family protein yields the protein MDLFEQLILFIISLVANLFSALAGGGAGLLQLPALLFLGLPFGTALATHKVASVFLGLGATARHLKSSTFDWKFSAFILATGLPGVVLGASIILQVDDTISQGLLGLLTLGLGLYSWLKPQLGQVESTTHRDLPGLVIGGLMLFFIGALNGSLTSGTGLFVTLWLVRWFGLDYKTAVGYTLILVGIFWNGSGAITLGILGNIEWSWLPALILGSLIGGYLGAHFAIVKGNQMVKRSFEIITILVGISLIFKAIS from the coding sequence ATGGACTTATTTGAACAGCTTATCTTATTTATTATTTCTTTGGTCGCTAACCTATTTTCTGCTTTAGCGGGCGGTGGGGCAGGTTTACTGCAGTTACCCGCTTTGCTTTTTTTAGGTTTACCCTTTGGAACGGCTTTAGCTACCCACAAGGTTGCCAGTGTTTTTCTTGGTCTGGGTGCCACAGCAAGACACCTTAAATCATCCACTTTTGATTGGAAGTTTTCAGCCTTTATTTTAGCCACAGGGCTGCCAGGCGTAGTTTTAGGTGCCAGTATTATCTTGCAGGTAGACGACACGATATCGCAAGGGCTGTTGGGGTTGTTAACGCTCGGTTTAGGTTTATATTCTTGGCTTAAACCGCAATTAGGGCAAGTTGAATCGACAACTCATAGAGACTTACCAGGCCTGGTTATTGGAGGGTTAATGCTCTTTTTTATTGGCGCTTTAAACGGTTCTTTAACCTCTGGAACAGGTTTGTTTGTGACTTTGTGGTTAGTGCGTTGGTTTGGGTTAGATTATAAAACGGCTGTGGGCTATACCTTGATTTTGGTCGGTATTTTTTGGAATGGTTCGGGGGCGATTACCCTTGGCATTTTGGGCAATATCGAGTGGAGCTGGCTGCCTGCTCTGATTTTAGGCTCATTAATTGGTGGCTACTTAGGGGCGCATTTTGCCATTGTAAAAGGCAATCAAATGGTGAAACGAAGTTTTGAAATCATTACCATTCTAGTTGGGATTTCACTTATTTTTAAAGCGATTAGTTAG
- a CDS encoding OmpA family protein — MKTKLLPLVAVIAMASAASVQAHSSVEAKGDIMAEGSSAYVVDSWGRIVRDNENRCVRSIDWSKDTAIAKCEGWEEPKPVVAPAPAPAPAPVVKAPEPAPAPMAPAKFIGHFDFDKADVKEVPELDTFAAYMNEVADSKISITGHTDSTGPEAYNQTLSVKRAQDVADYLAGKGIAADRMMVSGAGESSPIADNATKAGRAENRRVEVEIVK; from the coding sequence ATGAAAACAAAATTACTTCCTCTTGTTGCTGTTATCGCTATGGCATCAGCCGCTTCTGTACAAGCTCACTCTTCAGTAGAAGCAAAAGGTGACATCATGGCAGAAGGTAGTTCTGCTTATGTTGTAGATTCTTGGGGTCGTATTGTTCGCGACAACGAAAATCGTTGTGTACGTTCTATCGACTGGAGTAAAGATACTGCTATCGCTAAATGTGAAGGCTGGGAAGAACCTAAGCCAGTAGTTGCACCTGCTCCAGCACCTGCACCTGCTCCAGTTGTTAAAGCACCTGAACCAGCTCCAGCGCCAATGGCTCCAGCTAAGTTTATTGGACACTTCGACTTTGATAAAGCCGATGTTAAAGAAGTACCTGAGTTAGATACCTTTGCTGCATACATGAATGAAGTTGCTGATAGCAAAATCTCTATTACAGGTCATACTGACAGCACTGGTCCAGAAGCTTACAACCAGACTTTATCTGTAAAACGTGCGCAAGATGTGGCTGATTACCTAGCAGGTAAAGGTATCGCAGCAGACCGTATGATGGTTTCTGGTGCAGGTGAATCTTCACCAATCGCAGACAACGCAACAAAAGCAGGTCGCGCTGAAAACCGTCGTGTAGAGGTTGAAATTGTTAAGTAA
- a CDS encoding histidine phosphatase family protein — MANKLRELMLLRHAKTDWKDNDLEDIDRPLSDKGKKNAAKMGKWLKEKNLMPDLILVSPAVRAQQTLRRICNECSATAITVDALYLAELDQLRQVLADAPHAERIMIIGHNPGLETLFNLLVSETASSHVQLFPTCSLAHFILPNDWKNIEAGDGKLQQFITAKEIKNSH, encoded by the coding sequence ATGGCCAATAAACTGCGCGAACTGATGCTACTTAGACATGCAAAGACCGATTGGAAAGATAATGATTTAGAAGACATTGACCGCCCTTTATCCGATAAAGGCAAAAAGAATGCCGCCAAAATGGGCAAATGGTTAAAAGAAAAAAACTTAATGCCTGACCTTATTTTGGTATCACCCGCAGTGAGAGCACAACAAACGTTAAGACGTATTTGCAATGAATGCTCCGCAACGGCCATTACTGTCGATGCACTCTACCTAGCAGAATTAGACCAATTACGCCAAGTTTTAGCGGATGCTCCACACGCTGAACGTATTATGATTATCGGTCACAATCCCGGCCTAGAAACATTGTTTAATTTATTGGTTTCCGAAACAGCCTCCTCCCATGTACAACTTTTTCCTACCTGCTCGCTCGCCCATTTTATTTTACCCAATGACTGGAAAAATATTGAGGCTGGTGATGGTAAGCTACAACAGTTTATTACGGCTAAAGAGATCAAAAACAGTCATTAA
- the pyrE gene encoding orotate phosphoribosyltransferase produces MNKNQFIEFVMQTGVLKLGEFTLKSGRISPYFFNAGLFNTGGQLAKLANGYAGAIAQSGFEFDVLFGPAYKGIPLAATTSVSLANDFNIDKPYAFNRKEAKDHGEGGNIVGHALEGDVLIIDDVITAGTAIREAMDIITANGAKPAGVVIALDRMEKGKGELSAIQEVEQEYGIPVMSIITLNDIIDYLAQSNDPESHQYLNAMKTYRSEYGIG; encoded by the coding sequence ATGAACAAAAACCAATTTATTGAATTCGTCATGCAAACTGGCGTTTTAAAACTCGGCGAATTCACACTTAAATCTGGACGAATCAGTCCTTACTTTTTCAATGCAGGCCTATTCAATACAGGTGGCCAACTTGCAAAACTCGCCAACGGTTATGCGGGCGCAATTGCCCAATCAGGCTTTGAGTTTGATGTACTTTTTGGCCCAGCCTACAAAGGAATACCTTTAGCCGCTACCACCAGTGTTTCTCTTGCCAATGACTTTAATATTGACAAGCCCTATGCGTTTAACCGTAAAGAAGCCAAAGATCATGGTGAAGGGGGTAATATTGTTGGCCATGCTTTAGAGGGTGATGTGCTTATTATTGACGATGTGATTACCGCAGGAACCGCCATTCGTGAAGCGATGGATATCATCACCGCAAATGGCGCAAAACCAGCGGGTGTTGTCATTGCATTAGATCGCATGGAAAAAGGCAAGGGTGAACTATCAGCCATTCAAGAAGTTGAACAGGAGTACGGTATTCCAGTCATGAGCATTATCACCTTAAATGATATTATTGATTACCTAGCTCAATCCAATGACCCTGAAAGCCATCAATACCTTAATGCAATGAAAACCTACCGAAGTGAATATGGCATAGGTTAA
- the nfo gene encoding deoxyribonuclease IV codes for MKYIGAHVSAAGGVENAPIRAHEIGATAFALFTKNQRQWVAKPLTDKSIDAFKTNCEKYGYGVNQILPHDSYLINLGHPDLDKRQKSLDAFIDELERCQQLGINRLNFHPGSHLREISEEQCMDYIAESINFALDQTQGVIAVLENTAGQGSNLGYKHEQLAYIIDKVEDKSRIGVCIDTCHAYAAGYDLKNDYQGVMADFESVVGFEYLKGMHLNDSKAKLGQKLDRHHSLGEGEIGWPMFKQLMEDKRIDNIPMTLETINPDIWSEEIKQLQAWLPK; via the coding sequence ATGAAATACATTGGTGCTCATGTTTCAGCGGCTGGCGGAGTAGAAAACGCCCCGATTCGCGCCCATGAAATTGGGGCAACCGCGTTTGCCCTATTTACTAAAAATCAACGCCAATGGGTTGCAAAACCCCTTACTGATAAAAGCATTGATGCGTTTAAAACAAACTGCGAAAAATATGGCTATGGGGTTAATCAAATCCTACCGCACGATAGCTACCTAATTAACTTGGGCCACCCTGACTTAGATAAACGTCAAAAATCTCTTGATGCCTTTATTGATGAATTAGAACGTTGCCAACAACTTGGCATTAATCGCCTTAACTTTCACCCTGGCAGTCATTTACGGGAGATTTCTGAAGAACAATGTATGGATTACATCGCTGAGTCCATTAATTTTGCATTAGATCAAACTCAGGGCGTTATAGCTGTTTTAGAAAACACAGCAGGTCAAGGCTCAAATCTTGGTTACAAGCATGAGCAGCTTGCTTATATTATTGATAAAGTTGAAGACAAATCGCGCATTGGCGTCTGCATTGATACCTGTCATGCCTATGCAGCGGGTTATGATTTAAAAAATGATTACCAAGGTGTTATGGCCGATTTTGAATCGGTTGTAGGGTTTGAGTATTTAAAAGGCATGCACTTAAATGACTCTAAAGCCAAGCTCGGGCAAAAGCTTGATCGCCACCACAGTTTAGGTGAAGGTGAAATTGGCTGGCCCATGTTTAAACAACTTATGGAGGATAAACGCATTGATAATATCCCCATGACTTTAGAGACCATTAATCCCGATATCTGGAGCGAAGAGATTAAACAACTCCAGGCCTGGTTACCTAAATAA
- the ppx gene encoding exopolyphosphatase — protein MIDTNSPSSNEDLFAAIDLGSNSFHMIVARDVHGQMQVIDKHKEMVRLRSGLDKHGKLTDKAFEEGIACLERFGQLIKDIPKENVRAVGTNTLRNAVNSREFLKQAKQALGHSIQIIAGQEEARLIYLGVAHGLANSDEQRLVMDIGGGSTEYIIGKQFENSHLTSTEMGCVSITQTYFPKGKVTEENFNLAIAKCRQVLRPHRSTLRKQGWDIAIGASGTIKSIGQILEINSWSESGITLQGMFDLSKALLKEGSAQSIKLAGLKDERRPVLLGGLAILMATFIELNIEHMQVSQNALREGLVFDTLGRLNAEDVRETSVKAMQQWMKVDTEQADMVAKTAKSLYKQSHNLWRLHSDGYDLKRLLKWACRLHEIGIAVSFKRSRHHSAYLIAQADMAGFNQQEKLIMSSLVLNQRGKYSDESHEEIDDSVKPLMPYLTALLRLSVRIHRGRDLEHVDPTLIIADDKQLHLEFEEKWLDEHPLTRLDLESEAKHLDKFGFKLTLA, from the coding sequence ATGATAGATACAAACAGCCCCTCTTCAAATGAAGATTTATTTGCCGCAATAGACCTTGGCTCTAACAGTTTTCATATGATTGTGGCTCGTGACGTTCACGGCCAAATGCAAGTCATTGATAAACACAAAGAGATGGTACGCCTACGCTCTGGTTTAGATAAACATGGCAAACTCACCGATAAAGCTTTTGAAGAGGGAATTGCCTGCTTAGAGCGTTTTGGCCAACTCATCAAAGACATCCCTAAAGAGAATGTTCGTGCCGTAGGAACAAACACCCTAAGAAATGCCGTAAATAGCCGAGAATTTCTTAAACAGGCAAAACAAGCACTGGGTCATAGTATTCAAATCATTGCTGGTCAAGAAGAGGCTCGTCTGATTTATTTAGGGGTTGCTCACGGCTTAGCCAACAGTGATGAACAACGTTTAGTCATGGATATCGGTGGTGGAAGCACGGAATACATCATTGGTAAACAGTTTGAAAACAGTCACTTAACCAGCACTGAAATGGGCTGCGTCAGTATTACCCAAACCTACTTTCCAAAAGGCAAAGTGACAGAAGAGAACTTTAATCTCGCCATTGCAAAATGCCGCCAAGTACTTCGTCCCCATCGCAGTACACTTCGTAAACAAGGTTGGGATATTGCGATTGGCGCATCTGGCACCATTAAATCCATTGGTCAAATTCTTGAAATCAATAGTTGGTCAGAATCGGGCATTACTTTGCAAGGCATGTTTGATTTAAGTAAGGCTCTGCTTAAAGAGGGTTCTGCACAGAGCATCAAGCTCGCTGGCTTAAAAGATGAACGCCGCCCTGTATTGCTTGGCGGTTTAGCCATTTTAATGGCGACCTTTATTGAATTAAACATTGAACACATGCAGGTTTCTCAAAACGCATTACGTGAAGGATTAGTGTTTGACACGCTAGGTCGATTAAACGCCGAAGATGTTCGTGAAACCAGCGTAAAAGCCATGCAACAGTGGATGAAGGTCGATACTGAACAGGCAGACATGGTTGCCAAAACCGCAAAATCACTCTACAAACAAAGTCATAATTTATGGCGTTTACACTCAGACGGTTATGATCTAAAACGCCTATTAAAATGGGCTTGCCGTCTACATGAAATTGGCATTGCCGTGAGCTTTAAACGTTCACGCCATCACAGTGCATACCTCATTGCGCAAGCCGATATGGCAGGATTTAACCAACAAGAAAAACTGATTATGAGCTCATTGGTACTCAACCAACGCGGTAAATATTCAGATGAAAGCCATGAAGAAATTGATGACAGCGTAAAGCCACTCATGCCCTATTTAACCGCTTTATTGCGATTATCGGTACGTATTCATCGCGGTCGAGATTTAGAACATGTTGACCCTACACTCATTATTGCTGATGACAAGCAATTACATTTAGAGTTTGAAGAAAAATGGCTTGATGAGCACCCGCTTACCCGCTTAGATTTAGAAAGTGAAGCCAAACACTTAGATAAATTTGGTTTTAAATTGACTCTAGCCTAA